In one Hemitrygon akajei chromosome 3, sHemAka1.3, whole genome shotgun sequence genomic region, the following are encoded:
- the bdkrb2 gene encoding B2 bradykinin receptor isoform X1: MPGISPKRQLVWPPMASNNVSVASSLTNSSYCPDGIFWDWLYAFLPIYIMVVCVIGLVGNTFVLLVLCLHRSRRTVPDIYLGNLAGADLLLLACLPFWAANIAERFAWPFGQFLCRFVNLTIYMNLWSSIYLLVMVSIDRYLALVRVLNPGRIRTVFCAKINCSLIWAFSLLMSSPAFLFRRVIFQPDLNMSACLLQYPQPDWELKFDIVFIVGVFFIPGAVLSFCTAKILSVLRNDRLRHFKLVRKESKAAGLILIVLLAFLICWVPFQIFRVLKFFQIAGLLTGCTWKEALSNGNQIVTFFGCTNSCINPVLYVMVGKQFRSKAKELYSQSVGRRKSLLTFRESTVTHNTSISTLERLGC; the protein is encoded by the exons ATGCCAG GCATCTCCCCAAAGAGACAACTGGTCTGGCCTCCAATGGCATCCAACAACGTCAGTGTAGCCAGCAGCCTCACAAACTCCAGCTACTGCCCTGATGGCATCTTCTGGGACTGGCTGTATGCCTTCCTGCCCATCTACATCATGGTGGTGTGCGTCATCGGCCTGGTGGGCAACACCTTCGTCCTCCTTGTCCTCTGCCTGCACAGGAGCCGGCGCACAGTGCCCGATATCTACCTGGGGAACCTGGCCGGCGCCGACCTCCTGCTGCTAGCCTGCCTCCCGTTCTGGGCAGCCAACATTGCCGAGCGCTTTGCCTGGccctttggccagttcctctgtcGCTTTGtcaacctcacaatctacatgAACCTCTGGAGCAGCATCTACCTGCTGGTGATGGTCAGCATAGATCGGTACCTCGCCCTGGTGAGGGTCCTCAACCCTGGGCGTATCCGCACGGTCTTCTGCGCCAAGATTAACTGCAGCCTGATCTGGGCCTTCAGCCTGCTGATGAGCAGCCCTGCCTTCCTGTTCCGCCGCGTGATCTTCCAGCCAGACCTCAatatgtctgcctgcctgcttCAGTACCCTCAGCCGGACTGGGAGCTCAAGTTCGACATCGTCTTCATTGTTGGCGTCTTCTTCATTCCCGGAGCTGTCCTCAGCTTCTGCACTGCCAAGATCCTCAGCGTCCTCCGTAACGACCGCCTGCGACACTTCAAGCTGGTGCGCAAGGAAAGCAAGGCGGCTGGCCTGATCCTCATCGTCCTCTTGGCCTTCTTAATCTGCTGGGTGCCCTTCCAGATTTTCCGGGTGCTGAAATTCTTCCAGATTGCGGGCCTGCTGACTGGCTGTACCTGGAAAGAGGCCCTCAGTAACGGCAACCAGATCGTCACCTTCTTTGGATGTACCAACAGCTGCATCAACCCTGTCCTCTACGTTATGGTAGGGAAGCAGTTCCgcagcaaggccaaggagcttTACTCCCAGTCTGTGGGAAGGAGGAAGTCACTGCTGACATTCCGGGAGTCCACAGTGACCCACAACACATCCATCTCCACTCTGGAGAGGTTAGGCTGCTGA
- the bdkrb2 gene encoding B2 bradykinin receptor isoform X2, with the protein MASNNVSVASSLTNSSYCPDGIFWDWLYAFLPIYIMVVCVIGLVGNTFVLLVLCLHRSRRTVPDIYLGNLAGADLLLLACLPFWAANIAERFAWPFGQFLCRFVNLTIYMNLWSSIYLLVMVSIDRYLALVRVLNPGRIRTVFCAKINCSLIWAFSLLMSSPAFLFRRVIFQPDLNMSACLLQYPQPDWELKFDIVFIVGVFFIPGAVLSFCTAKILSVLRNDRLRHFKLVRKESKAAGLILIVLLAFLICWVPFQIFRVLKFFQIAGLLTGCTWKEALSNGNQIVTFFGCTNSCINPVLYVMVGKQFRSKAKELYSQSVGRRKSLLTFRESTVTHNTSISTLERLGC; encoded by the coding sequence ATGGCATCCAACAACGTCAGTGTAGCCAGCAGCCTCACAAACTCCAGCTACTGCCCTGATGGCATCTTCTGGGACTGGCTGTATGCCTTCCTGCCCATCTACATCATGGTGGTGTGCGTCATCGGCCTGGTGGGCAACACCTTCGTCCTCCTTGTCCTCTGCCTGCACAGGAGCCGGCGCACAGTGCCCGATATCTACCTGGGGAACCTGGCCGGCGCCGACCTCCTGCTGCTAGCCTGCCTCCCGTTCTGGGCAGCCAACATTGCCGAGCGCTTTGCCTGGccctttggccagttcctctgtcGCTTTGtcaacctcacaatctacatgAACCTCTGGAGCAGCATCTACCTGCTGGTGATGGTCAGCATAGATCGGTACCTCGCCCTGGTGAGGGTCCTCAACCCTGGGCGTATCCGCACGGTCTTCTGCGCCAAGATTAACTGCAGCCTGATCTGGGCCTTCAGCCTGCTGATGAGCAGCCCTGCCTTCCTGTTCCGCCGCGTGATCTTCCAGCCAGACCTCAatatgtctgcctgcctgcttCAGTACCCTCAGCCGGACTGGGAGCTCAAGTTCGACATCGTCTTCATTGTTGGCGTCTTCTTCATTCCCGGAGCTGTCCTCAGCTTCTGCACTGCCAAGATCCTCAGCGTCCTCCGTAACGACCGCCTGCGACACTTCAAGCTGGTGCGCAAGGAAAGCAAGGCGGCTGGCCTGATCCTCATCGTCCTCTTGGCCTTCTTAATCTGCTGGGTGCCCTTCCAGATTTTCCGGGTGCTGAAATTCTTCCAGATTGCGGGCCTGCTGACTGGCTGTACCTGGAAAGAGGCCCTCAGTAACGGCAACCAGATCGTCACCTTCTTTGGATGTACCAACAGCTGCATCAACCCTGTCCTCTACGTTATGGTAGGGAAGCAGTTCCgcagcaaggccaaggagcttTACTCCCAGTCTGTGGGAAGGAGGAAGTCACTGCTGACATTCCGGGAGTCCACAGTGACCCACAACACATCCATCTCCACTCTGGAGAGGTTAGGCTGCTGA